One genomic segment of Panicum virgatum strain AP13 chromosome 2N, P.virgatum_v5, whole genome shotgun sequence includes these proteins:
- the LOC120662951 gene encoding protein MAIN-LIKE 1-like, with protein sequence MGTLWYARQKRWAHVQSRRAYPDFVAEFDRLTPEDVVWEPYSELAINTRAPIGISSVCFQDQALWMTTTTLVYDVYIEAHCPDRVRRQFGQRQLYPVPSALDRVERHDHSLSRTGQPFSNMWVTRVQPWVNGWDQAEENVALATPAHTEASYRAYLSWYQPQTRCRLIYADMQPQPHVATAQDGYARHRDEALAGVFEMCRLMDLDARANLMRIRGGIYDG encoded by the exons atggggactctctggtacgctCGTCAG AAGAGGTGGGCCCACGTACAGTCTCGTCGGGCCTATCCTGATTTTGTGGCCGAGTTTGATCGGTTGACACCTGAAGACGTCgtgtgggagccctactccgagttggctataaacactcgtgcaccgatcgggatatcttcggtttgctttcaggaccaggccttatggatgacaactacaacgttggtgtacgacgtttacattgaggctcactgcccggacagagtcaggagacagttcggtcaaaggcagttgtatcCTGTGCCGTCAGCATTGGATCGGGTCGAACGCCATGACCACAG TTTATCGAGGACTGGGCAACCCTTTTCcaacatgtgggtgacaagggtgcagccttgggtcaatggctgggaccaggcagaggagaacgtggcgcttgcgacccctgcacacacggaggcttcgtacagggcgtacctgagctggtaccagcctcagactcgttgccgcttgatatatgctgacatgcaaccacagccgcatgttgcgacagCACAGGATGGGTACGCACGACATAGGGACGAAGCATTAGCTGGGGTg tttgaaatgtgTAGGTTGATGGACTTAGATGCCAgggcgaatttgatgaggattcgaggggggatctatgatggatag
- the LOC120661983 gene encoding calcium/calmodulin-dependent serine/threonine-protein kinase 1-like: MGLCHGKPTRIPDLDAEEDPHVASGAGDGASSPSAAAPAAKPGTPKQPKFPFYLPSPLPPSSYKGSPANSSVASTPARGGFKRPFPPPSPAKHIRALLARRHGSVKPNEASIPEGGEPELGLDKSFGFSKHFFAKYDLREEVGRGHFGYTCSAKAKKGEHKGQDVAVKVIPKAKMTTAIAIEDVRREVRILSSLTGHNNLVQFYDAFEDEDNVYIVMELCKGGELLDRILARGGKYSEEDAKVVMVQILSVVSFCHLQGVVHRDLKPENFLFSSKDENSPLKVIDFGLSDFVKPDERLNDIVGSAYYVAPEVLHRSYGTEADMWSIGVIAYILLCGSRPFWARTESGIFRAVLKAEPSFDEAPWPTLTAEAKDFVKRLLNKDYRKRMTAAQALSHPWIRNAQQVKVPLDMIIYKLMRAYISSSSLRKSALRALAKTLTTNQLFYVREQFELLGPNKNGYISLQNLKSALVKNSTDAMKDSRVVDFVNTVCTLQYRKLDFEEFAASAISVYQMEALETWEQHARRAYELFDKEGNRPIVIEELASELGLGPSVPLHVVLQDWIRHADGKLSFLGFIKLLHGVSSRSIPKG, from the exons ATGGGTCTCTGCCATGGCAAGCCGACGCGAATCCCGGACCTCGATGCGGAGGAGGATCCCCATGTAGCCTCCGGCGCTGGCGACGGCGCGTCCtcgccatcggcggcggcgcccgcggcgaaGCCGGGCACACCCAAGCAGCCCAAATTCCCGTTCTACCTGCCGAGCCCGCTCCCGCCGTCCAGCTACAAGGGCTCGCCGGCGAACTCGAGTGTCGCGTCCACGCCGGCGCGCGGAGGGTTCAAGCGCCCGTTCCCGCCACCGTCGCCCGCAAAGCACATCCGCGCGCTCCTCGCGCGGCGGCACGGCTCCGTCAAGCCCAACGAGGCGTCCATCCCCGAGGGCGGTGAACCGGAGCTCGGTCTAGACAAGAGCTTTGGCTTCTCCAAGCACTTCTTCGCCAAGTATGACCTCCGCGAGGAGGTCGGCCGCGGCCACTTCGGCTACACCTGCTCCGCCAAGGCCAAGAAGGGCGAGCACAAGGGTCAGGACGTCGCCGTCAAGGTCATCCCCAAGGCCAAG ATGACGACGGCTATTGCCATTGAAGATGTGAGAAGAGAAGTGAGAATATTGAGTTCTCTGACAGGCCATAATAACTTGGTGCAGTTCTATGATGCTTTCGAAGATGAAGATAATGTGTATATAGTTATGGA ATTATGTAAAGGGGGCGAACTGCTGGATAGAATATTAGCAAG AGGTGGAAAGTACTCCGAAGAGGATGCAAAGGTCGTTATGGTGCAAATTTTGAGTGTTGTATCGTTTTGCCATCTTCAAGGTGTTGTTCATCGTGATCTGAAACCAGAG AATTTCCTTTTCTCTTCAAAGGATGAAAACTCTCCCTTGAAGGTCATAGATTTTGGCTTGTCTGACTTTGTGAAGCCAG ATGAAAGACTCAATGACATTGTTGGAAGTGCATACTACGTTGCTCCGGAGGTGCTGCACCGATCTTATGGCACTGAGGCAGATATGTGGAGCATTGGAGTGATTGCCTATATCTTGCTTTGCGGGAGTCGGCCTTTCTGGGCGCGAACGGAGTCAGGAATCTTTCGAGCTGTCTTGAAGGCAGAGCCAAGTTTCGATGAGGCCCCATGGCCCACTCTCACAGCCGAAGCTAAAGACTTTGTAAAAAGGCTTCTTAATAAGGATTACCGCAAGAGAATGACAGCTGCACAAGCTCTCA GTCATCCGTGGATCCGTAATGCTCAACAAGTGAAAGTTCCTTTAGATATGATAATCTACAAGCTAATGAGAGCTTACATAAGTTCGTCTTCACTGCGGAAGTCTGCTTTGAGG GCCCTAGCCAAGACATTGACTACAAATCAACTGTTTTATGTAAGAGAGCAGTTTGAATTGTTAGGTCCAAACAAGAATGGTTATATCTcgttgcaaaatttgaaatcg GCCTTGGTGAAGAACTCCACAGATGCAATGAAGGACTCTAGGGTTGTCGATTTTGTTAACACA GTGTGCACTCTTCAGTACAGAAAGTTGGATTTCGAAGAGTTTGCTGCTTCTGCCATCAGTGTTTACCAGATGGAAGCCTTGGAGACCTGGGAACAGCACGCTAGGCGTGCATACGAACTGTTTGATAAGGAAGGCAACCGGCCTATTGTGATTGAAGAACTCGCGTCG GAACTTGGCCTTGGCCCATCAGTGCCACTTCACGTCGTCCTCCAGGACTGGATCAGACACGCTGACGGGAAGCTGAGCTTCCTGGGGTTCATAAAACTTCTGCATGGGGTTTCATCGCGCTCAATCCCAAAAGGCTAG
- the LOC120661984 gene encoding protein N-lysine methyltransferase METTL21A-like: MADSGSPRKRDEEEEEDDIVCLDPSFFIDRSYEMTTFTFGSHELRLLCLRAASTDYDLTGQLVWPGAVLMNNYLSEHPENVKGCSVIELGSGIGITGILCSRFCKRVVLTDHNDEVLEIIKKNIELQSCSENAHAVLTAEKLEWGNSDHISSIIEKHPGGFDVVLGADICFQQSSISCLFDSVERIIRTQTGNCRFILAYVSRAKVMDGLVLKEAEKHGMCVREVDGTRTTISNLEGVIFDISLK, from the exons ATGGCGGACTCCGGCAGCCCGAGGAAGCgggacgaggaggaagaggaggacgatATAGTCTGCCTGGATCCATCCTTCTTCATCGACCGCAG CTACGAGATGACGACCTTCACTTTCGGTTCACATGAGTTGCGCCTGCTCTGCCTGCGGGCCGCTTCCA CTGATTATGATCTTACTGGACAGTTAGTGTGGCCAGGCGCAGTCCTGATGAACAACTATCTATCTGAACACCCTGAAAATGTAAAGGGATGTTCAGTTATTGAGTTAGGATCCGGGATTG GCATCACTGGCATATTATGCAGCCGTTTCTGCAAAAGGGTTGTCTTGACTGATCACAACGATGAAGTTCTTGAG attataaagaaaaatatagAGTTGCAGTCATGTTCTGAAAATGCACATGCAG TGTTGACAGCTGAGAAGCTAGAGTGGGGGAACTCTGATCACATAAGCAGTATTATTGAAAAACATCCTGGTGGATTTGATGTTGTTCTTGGAGCTGATATTT GCTTCCAGCAATCTAGCATTTCCTGCCTCTTTGATAGTGTAGAGAGGATTATTCGTACTCAAACCGGTAACTGCAGATTCATATTGGCTTATGTATCACGAGCTAAAGT CATGGATGGGCTAGTACTCAAGGAAGCTGAAAAACATGGAATGTGCGTCAGAGAAGTGGATGGAACAAGAACAACCATCTCAAATCTTGAAGGGGTCATATTTGACATTTCCTTGAAATGA
- the LOC120661985 gene encoding 10 kDa chaperonin, mitochondrial-like yields MAKRLLPSLNRVLVEKLVQPKKTAAGILLPETSKQLNAAKVVAVGPGERDREGKLIPVALKEGDTVLLPEYGGTEVKLAADKEYLLFREHDILGTLVD; encoded by the exons ATGGCGAAGAGGCTGCTCCCGTCGCTGAACCGAGTGCTGGTGGAGAAGCTGGTGCAGCCCAAGAAGACCGCCGCCGGCATCCTCCTCCCGGAAACATCCAAGCAG CTGAATGCTGCCAAAGTGGTGGCTGTTGGCCCTGGTGAGCGTGACAGGGAGGGCAAGCTGATCCCTGTTGCTCTGAAGGAAGGTGACACTGTTCTCCTGCCTGAGTATGGCGGAACTGAAGTCAAACTTGCTGCTGATAAAGA GTACCTACTCTTCAGAGAGCATGACATCTTGGGTACACTCGTGGACTGA